One part of the Bombus terrestris chromosome 13, iyBomTerr1.2, whole genome shotgun sequence genome encodes these proteins:
- the LOC100647872 gene encoding neprilysin-4 isoform X4 has protein sequence MKTSYVPVETLLSSRQLQRHKRDLDADQPIDYNVEKADDQNSDEDIYNFLDDYYTEVDADEVKENSEIQSNDYREYGEHTHDARKNEELRSKFFTYDNIEERSQDESDEGEQGGRHSISVDDSDTSLPIVDDQNDDYTGTDFHAFWKGEGNAWAIREAQAKIMLKYMDRSVDPCEDFYQFACGNWAKHNPIPKDKAAYDTFEMIRESLDSVLKELLEDPIPKGLQLYTDDATLKAKYLYRSCMNYEILEQRMERPLIQLLDELGGWPILRPNWDPEKFDWLLLVAQLRLYNNDILISEWVAPDIKNSDQYVIQFDQTSLGLPTRDYFLQPSNTIYLKAYKNYLIKISTLLGASLQNATIDADELIEFETKLAKITSSPDERRNVSELYQRMSIGELRTLVPQINWHRYLTIVLARPTNVSEPVVVYALQYIQDLVNLLSKTSPRTIANYLLWRFVRHRVNNLDDRFQEAKQKFYYILFGREQAPSRWKNCVAQVNSNMGMAVGSMFVKKYFDEKSKNDTLAMTRDIQRSFRELLNQTTWIDDETKELATEKVNAMLLRIGYPDFILQSELLNERYKDVVIRPDKYFENTLNILQHLTRVEQDRLGSPVNKTLWNTAPAVVNAYYSRSKNRIMFPAGILQPPFYHRYFPRSLNYGGIGVVIGHEITHGFDDKGRLFDKDGNLHRWWKDGAIYGFHERAQCLIDQYSHYTVSEVGMQIDGMNTQGENIADNGGIKQAFRAYERWLRANGDADETLPGLNATGKQLFFLNFAQVWCGSMRPEATRNKLKTAVHSPGKFRVIGTLSNSEDFAEVFYCPLGAPMNPVNKCSVW, from the exons GATCAACCGATAGACTACAACGTTGAGAAAGCAGACGATCAAAATTCCGACGAAGACATCTACAACTTCCTGGACGATTATTACACCGAGGTGGACGCCGACGAGGTCAAGGAAAATTCTGAAATACAAAGCAACGACTATCGAGA GTACGGCGAGCATACGCACGACGCGCGTAAGAACGAAGAACTGCGCTCCAAGTTCTTCACGTATGACAATATCGAAGAGCGTTCTCAGGACGAATCAGACGAGGGTGAACAAGGTGGTAGACACTCGATTTCCGTCGATGATTCGGACACCAGTCTGCCAATCGTCGACGACCAAAACGACGACTACACTGGCACGGATTTTCACGCGTTTTGGAAAGGCGAGGGAAACGCGTGGGCCATCAGAGAAGCTCAAG CAAAAATCATGCTGAAGTACATGGACAGGAGCGTTGATCCTTGCGAGGACTTTTATCAGTTTGCCTGTGGCAATTGGGCGAAACATAATCCTATCCCTAAAGACAAAGCTGCCTACGATACCTTCGAAATGATCAGAGAATCGTTGGACTCTGTGTTGAAAGAGCTTCTCGAAGATCCTATACCGAAAGGATTGCAATTGTACACGGATGACGCAACGCTCAAGGCTAAATATTTGTATCGCAGTTGCATGAACTACG AGATCTTGGAGCAACGCATGGAACGGCCGCTTATACAGCTTCTAGATGAGCTTGGTGGATGGCCCATATTGAGACCAAATTGGGATCCGGAAAAGTTCGACTGGCTCCTCTTGGTTGCACAATTGAGGCTTTATAATAATGACATCCTCATTTCGGAATGGGTGGCGCCAGACATTAAAAACAGCGACCAGTACGTTATACAG TTCGATCAGACATCATTGGGTCTACCTACAAGAGACTACTTTCTCCAGCCATCGAATACCATTTACTTAAAAGCTTAcaagaattatttaataaaaatttccactCTCCTGGGCGCATCTTTGCAAAACGCTACTATAGACGCTGACGAATTGATAGAATTCGAAACTAAGCTCGCCAAG ATCACGTCTTCCCCCGACGAGCGAAGAAACGTTTCAGAGTTATATCAAAGAATGAGCATCGGAGAATTAAGAACACTGGTGCCACAAATTAATTGGCATCGATATTTAACGATCGTTCTGGCACGACCAACGAATGTTTCCGAGCCGGTTGTTGTCTATGCGTTACAGTATATTCAAGATTTGGTGAATTTGCTCTCGAAAACTAGTCCACG GACTATCGCGAATTATCTTCTATGGCGGTTCGTCAGGCACAGAGTAAACAACCTGGACGATCGATTTCAAGAAGCTAagcaaaaattttattatattctgttTGGAAGGGAACAAGCACCGTCCAGATGGAAGAATTGTGTGGCACAAGTGAACTCTAACATGGGCATGGCTGTGGGCTCCATGttcgtgaaaaaatatttcgacgaAAAAAGCAAAAACGAT ACGTTGGCCATGACTCGTGATATACAACGGTCCTTCAGAGAGCTCCTAAATCAAACTACCTGGATCGACGACGAAACAAAAGAACTGGCCACCGAGAAGGTAAACGCAATGCTGTTGAGGATTGGCTATCCTGATTTCATTCTACAGTCTGAATTGTTGAACGAACGTTACAAAGAT GTCGTGATCCGTCCAGATAAGTACTTCGAGAACACGTTGAACATATTGCAACATTTGACCAGGGTAGAACAGGATCGACTCGGCAGCCCTGTTAATAAGACCCTGTGGAACACTGCACCTGCAGTGGTCAATGCTTACTATAGTCGCAGCAAAAATAGGATAA TGTTTCCAGCTGGAATACTACAGCCGCCCTTTTATCACAGATACTTTCCACGGAGTTTAAATTACGGTGGGATCGGCGTTGTGATCGGCCATGAGATCACCCACGGCTTCGACGATAAAGGtcgattattcgataaggatggtAATCTACATAGATGGTGGAAAGACGGGGCTATTTATGGCTTTCACGAACGAGCTCAATGCCTTATCG ACCAATACAGTCACTATACTGTGAGCGAAGTTGGAATGCAGATTGATGGAATGAATACCCAGGGCGAGAATATCGCGGATAACGGCGGTATTAAACAAGCTTTTCGA GCTTACGAAAGATGGTTACGCGCAAATGGCGACGCTGACGAAACTTTGCCAGGTTTAAACGCGACTGGAAAGCAATTGTTCTTCCTGAACTTTGCGCAAGTGTGGTGCGGCTCGATGAGACCGGAAGCTACCAGGAATAAGTTGAAGACCGCCGTCCATTCACCTGGCAAATTTCGCGTAATCGGCACCTTATCGAATTCGGAGGACTTCGCAGAAGTATTTTACTGTCCGCTGGGTGCACCCATGAATCCAGTTAACAAATGCTCCGTTTGGTGA